A single region of the Liolophura sinensis isolate JHLJ2023 chromosome 9, CUHK_Ljap_v2, whole genome shotgun sequence genome encodes:
- the LOC135475909 gene encoding uncharacterized protein LOC135475909: MPSVSEYISTRPGQLKIAEMVLSLAAFISAMMAEVILTPTKGVSIYVFTIWAFVFASTVFVLSTFASDHQPRAFPVIVLIINCMLTAQLLGVGILAAVRAYQFTLVFQMFLPFLMSYAYMTIACACFILADFIVFAIDIYFAYSAWKSWKSSYQNPYNTGALAQGLPAPVQGFPSPAQGFPAPVHGFSPPGQGLPASQEVSV; this comes from the exons ATGCCTTCCGTCAGTGAGTACATCAGTACCAGGCCTGGCCAGTTAAAGATCGCCGAAATG GTATTATCTCTCGCTGCATTTATCTCCGCGATGATGGCCGAAGTAATACTGACGCCAACAAAGGGAGTGTCCATTTACGTCTTCACAATCTGGGCATTTGTATTCGCGAGCACTGTGTTTGTACTGAGCACGTTTGCTTCGGACCATCAGCCCCGCGCGTTTCCTGTCATA GTATTGATTATTAACTGCATGTTGACGGCTCAGCTCCTCGGTGTTGGTATCCTGGCTGCGGTTCGCGCCTATCAGTTCACCCTAGTCTTCCAGATGTTTCTACCCTTTTTGATGTCATATGCCTACATGACGATTGCCTGCGCT TGTTTCATCTTGGCTGATTTTATAGTGTTTGCTATAGACATTTACTTCGCCTATTCAGCCTGGAAATCGTGGAAATCAAGTTACCAAAACCCATATAACACAGGCGCTCTGGCCCAGGGGTTGCCCGCTCCAGTCCAGGGATTCCCCTCTCCAGCCCAGGGGTTCCCCGCTCCGGTTCATGGGTTCTCCCCTCCTGGTCAGGGGTTACCTGCATCTCAGGAGGTATCTGTATGA